CTTCCTGATGATTATTTAATGGAACTTTCCGTAACTATTCAGCCAACTAAAAATGAATATCAAAATTTTGGTATTATGCAAGCTCAAGATCTCATAAACACACTGCTTTTTATTAAAAATTCTCCGCCATTTAAAGTTTTTGGAGCAAATACGGATAATCTTAATATTATTATGCTGGGTAGCTCACATGGTGGATATTTAGCTCACATGGCTGCAAAAATTGCCCCATGGTTAATTGACGGAGTGATAGATAATAGTTGTTATGCAAACAATCCTTTTTCTTTTATAGGATTTGGCAAAGAGGTTGACTATAAAAAATATTATGGCTTTTCAACTACACTATTTTTTAATAATATTAATATCTTTTGCTCTGATAAGACTTATTGGACCTTAAATCAAAATTCGCCAAACTATTTCTCTGAAGCAAGGGAGGAGATACGTTATTTGTTAAATTTGGATCACTTAAAAATACAAAGTGGGTATCCAAAGCCAATTTACGTCAGTTATCACTCCGTAAAAGATACTAGTATTGCTCCAGCAAGCGACAAGGCGGAGCTTTATAAAATACTTCGAGAGTTTGGATTCGATGCTACTTTAAATATGATAAAAGATGAGAGTGAAATAGACGGTAAATTTATTAAAAATTTAGAACATGGCATGAATATGTCTATAAAAAGCCTTATTAAAAAAGAGCTATCAAAAATGATTAAAAAGCTAAAAAAAGTAAAAAAAGAGCCTTGGAACCAAAAAAGCATAAGTTATAAAAGTGTTGATTTGATATATAAATTTTATGAGATGGATGATAAGATAAATTTGGCAATTTCTAAAACAAAACAATAAAAT
This Campylobacter sp. RM16192 DNA region includes the following protein-coding sequences:
- a CDS encoding DUF2920 family protein codes for the protein MIVNKSYEIASCDDVELNIKRDSLLEFRISYDNECEIETVLFVVSGLGGDADSSYKQHLAEFAVKEFGVAVVIVNYHCIGNRPQVGSVFCMDRIDQYYLAAKCQEIGIPLSGDLSSLESYQMTQSILLGLNQTLSDKKAKGELPDDYLMELSVTIQPTKNEYQNFGIMQAQDLINTLLFIKNSPPFKVFGANTDNLNIIMLGSSHGGYLAHMAAKIAPWLIDGVIDNSCYANNPFSFIGFGKEVDYKKYYGFSTTLFFNNINIFCSDKTYWTLNQNSPNYFSEAREEIRYLLNLDHLKIQSGYPKPIYVSYHSVKDTSIAPASDKAELYKILREFGFDATLNMIKDESEIDGKFIKNLEHGMNMSIKSLIKKELSKMIKKLKKVKKEPWNQKSISYKSVDLIYKFYEMDDKINLAISKTKQ